Proteins found in one Sulfurimonas sp. genomic segment:
- a CDS encoding NuoM family protein: MENILSYIIFTPVVTAIILGSIRANITILKAGAAISSLLVFFFSLLLTLNFNPDMMMQFSITSEWISSAGFSYHIGVDALSLVLLLLVSFLMPLLYIYMQNESRKGYWYNMMLLQTGVSGAILSLDLILFYLFWETMLLPIFIMIGKYGSGMKQFNAMKILLMTILGSMSMLFSIIYIGYIYFHTYGVWSFNLDDLATLSLSAKATSWLAVGFLLAFAIKIPLLGFHTWMAPAYGSSPTPAVVILSAIMAKLGVYGIWRFGYSLFEEVLVFYMPYIIFIAILGMIYYAVRAVTEDDLRKMFAFASGSHLSLIALGMILANSYAWAGSLYFIATHALASAGIFLMIGLTYKRFKTIKISELGGVARKLPKFTFFFSFFALSIAGLPGTGGFVAELLIILGAFKSAGLIVGLFTATTVIMAILYVFWMLQRTIFGQVSECVKNTEAQDLNLKEILMLSPIVIMLLLTGIAPSLFTPFIEPYIINSLESITPLFSGVR; the protein is encoded by the coding sequence ATGGAAAATATACTTTCTTATATAATATTCACACCCGTTGTAACAGCAATAATTTTAGGTAGCATAAGAGCCAATATAACTATTTTAAAAGCCGGAGCTGCTATCTCATCGCTACTTGTATTTTTCTTTAGTTTGCTTTTAACTCTTAACTTCAATCCAGATATGATGATGCAATTTAGTATAACATCAGAATGGATCAGCAGTGCAGGATTTTCATACCATATTGGTGTAGATGCATTGAGCCTCGTACTTCTTTTACTGGTTAGTTTCTTAATGCCACTTCTGTATATCTATATGCAAAACGAGTCAAGAAAAGGCTACTGGTACAATATGATGCTTCTTCAAACAGGTGTCAGCGGTGCTATTTTATCACTTGATCTGATTTTGTTTTATCTGTTTTGGGAGACTATGCTCCTGCCGATATTTATAATGATTGGTAAGTACGGAAGCGGTATGAAGCAGTTTAATGCGATGAAGATACTGCTTATGACAATACTCGGATCAATGAGTATGCTCTTTTCGATCATATACATAGGTTATATATATTTTCACACTTACGGTGTTTGGAGTTTTAATCTTGATGATCTTGCTACTCTCTCACTTAGCGCAAAAGCAACATCTTGGCTCGCAGTTGGTTTTTTACTCGCTTTTGCCATAAAAATCCCTCTACTTGGATTTCATACATGGATGGCTCCGGCATACGGTTCTAGCCCTACTCCGGCTGTTGTAATATTATCTGCCATTATGGCAAAACTTGGAGTATATGGAATTTGGCGTTTTGGATATTCATTGTTTGAAGAGGTACTTGTATTTTATATGCCCTACATCATCTTTATAGCAATTCTTGGGATGATCTATTATGCCGTGCGTGCTGTCACGGAAGATGATTTAAGAAAAATGTTTGCTTTTGCATCGGGAAGCCACCTCTCACTTATAGCCCTTGGTATGATTTTAGCAAACTCTTATGCATGGGCCGGAAGTCTATATTTTATTGCTACACACGCACTTGCTTCTGCAGGTATATTTTTAATGATTGGACTTACATACAAAAGATTTAAAACCATAAAGATCTCTGAACTTGGAGGTGTCGCTCGTAAGCTTCCAAAATTCACATTTTTCTTCAGTTTTTTTGCTTTAAGCATAGCAGGGCTTCCAGGAACTGGCGGTTTTGTTGCAGAACTGCTAATAATACTTGGTGCATTTAAAAGTGCAGGTTTAATTGTAGGTTTATTTACGGCTACTACTGTTATTATGGCTATTTTATATGTTTTTTGGATGTTACAAAGAACTATATTTGGTCAAGTAAGTGAGTGTGTCAAAAATACAGAGGCTCAAGATCTAAATCTAAAAGAGATACTTATGCTCTCACCGATTGTAATCATGCTGCTTCTAACGGGTATAGCTCCATCTCTTTTTACACCTTTTATCGAGCCCTATATTATAAACTCACTTGAGAGTATAACTCCACTATTTTCAGGAGTGAGATAA